TAATCAAACGGACTTGACAAGACTAAGACCTTTTGTATCTATTTTGGCTTGAGCAGTGAAGCGAGCCATTTTGACGGACAAAAACTAGTGAATTTACACCGATGATCTTTCTGTCTGGCAGTGCCTGAGCTAGTAAATTTAGCACCTTTTCATCGTTTTCGTCGTTATATGTTGGCACGATTAGCGCGCCATTTATAAAGATGAAGTTTGCATAGGTGCAGCCAAGCCTTTTGCCCTCATAAAATTTAGGCTTAGGAAGTGGTAGAGCAAGTAGCTTAAAGCCAGTTTTTTTAAGCTCATCTTCCATCTTTTTAAGCTCATCAAAGTGCTCATCGCTCTCGTCATCGCAAGCTGCGTAAGCTATCGTATCAGGCGTGATAAAACGCGCTAAAGTGTCGATGTGACTATCTGTGTCATCGCCTCTTATAAAGCCACTTTCAAGCCATATTATACGCTTTAGACCAAATAAATTTTTAAGCTTTTCTTCTATCTGCTCTTTACTAAGTGCTTTGTTTCTATTTTCATTTAGCAGGCATTTTGAGGTGGTTAAAAGCACGCCATCTCCGTTAAACTCGATACTGCCACCCTCTAGTATCATATCAACTGATTCAAGCTTAGTTTTATAAATTTTAGCTAGCTCTAAATTTATCGCATCATCTTTTGAGCTTTTAAATTTACCGCCCCAAGCGTTAAATTTAAAGTCGTAGCTCTTTACGCCATTTTCAGCACAAACGTCGATCATACCGTAGTCTCTGATCCAAGTATCGTCAGTCTCAAGTTTAACAAACTCAACATTTTTAAATTTCTTAAACCTAGAAAAATTTGCCTCATCAGGGCAGATGAGCACCACCTTCTCATAGGGCGTAATAGCAGCCACAAGCTCCTCATAGCTCGCCAAAATCTCCTCTAAATAGGGCTCCCAGTCGCTCTTACTGTGTGGCAATGATAAAAACAAAAGCTCCTGCTCTTCCCACTCTGCGTAAGCTCTCACGCTCTCTCCTTATAAATTTTATAAATTCCATAAATCGTAATGAATATCCAAAAGACCTCTATCAAAAATGAACCGAGGTTAAAGTGCACAAAAAGCGAGATGATGAGTAGTATAGTGCCTACTAAATTTATTATCTGATAGGCTAGATCGCGGCTATTTAGGCGGCCGATCTGAAGTAAAAAGTAGCCCATCACGATGCAAATCATCCCTAAAAAGCCAATGATCTGAAAAAGATCGATCAAAATTTATCCTTTTTGCAAGCTTAAAATTAAGTTGCGATAATACCTAATTAGTTTTAAATTTATGATTATTAGGATAAAATACATCCATTTTTCAGATTGGATTAATATTTATGGATTTTGAGTTTATTGAGAAATTTTACCCACTTTTTGTAAAGGCCGGGTTGCTTACGATTGAGATCGCCTTTTTAGGGATCATTTTTTCTATTTTGATCGGTATTTTTTGTATGGCTGTAAAATTTTACAAGCTAAAATTTCTATCAAAAGTGATTGATTGCTACGTTGAGCTTTCAAGAAACACGCCGCTTCTTATCCAGCTCTTCTTTTTATACTACGGCTTGCCAAAGCTTGGAGTGTCGATGAGTGGCTTTACCTGTGCGGTCGCGGGACTTAGCTTTCTTGGCGGCAGCTACATGAGCGAGAGTTTTAGGCTTGGCTTTGAGGCGGTTAGAAAGTCGCAGATAGAAGCAGGTCTTAGTATCGCACTTAGCAAAAATCAGCTCCTAAGATATGTCATCTTGCCACAAGCCTTTAGCGTGGCATTGCCAAGTATCAGCGCAAACGTCATATTTTTACTAAAAGAGACAAGCATCGTTAGCATAGTAGCTCTTGCTGATCTAGTCTATGTCGCAAAGGATCTCATCGGACTTTACTACAAGACAGATGAGGCACTTTTTATGCTGGTTATTAGCTATCTTGTCATCATCTTGCCAGTCTCGCTGGCGCTTAGCTACGTCGAAAAAAGGGTGAGAAATGCAAGGAGTTAGTATTTTATTTGACACGCAAAATTTACTAAGACTCTTTGAAGGTCTAGTCGTTAGCACAGAAATTTCATTTATCTCTATTTTTATCTCTATAATCGGTGGCTTAGTGCTTGGCGTGCTTATGAGCATGAAAAACAAATTTATCTATTTTATTTTAAAAATTTGCCTAGAAATCGTTCGCATAATGCCTCAGATCGTTTGGCTATTTTTATTTTATTTTGGTGTCAGCAAGGCGTTTGATATCCACATTTCAGCATTTACAGCCTCACTCATCGTCTTTAGCTTGTGGGGAATTTTTGAAATGATGGACATCGTGCGTGGCGCAATAACATCAATACCAAAACATCAATTTGAATCAGCGGCATCACTTGGGCTTAGTAAATTTCAAATTTACTCTCACGTCATCATCCCGCTTGCCACAAGAAGGCTAGTGCCTGGAGCAGTAAATTTACTAAGTCGTATGATAAAAACAACCTCTATCGTCGTTCTAATCGGCGTTGTAGAGGTGGTCAAAGTCGGCCAGCAGATCATCGAGCGAAATGTATTTACAAATCCTATGGCGCCATTTTGGATATACACGCTCATATTCTTTTTATATTTTGCGATCTGCTATCCAGTCTCAAAATTATCAAAAAAACTAGAAGAAAAATGGAGCTAAAATGAGCGAAAATATATTAGAACTTAAAAAAATAAACAAATTTTATGGAGAGCTTCACGCCTTAAAGGATATAAATTTAGAGGTAAAAAGCGGTGAAGTAGTCGTGCTTCTTGGCCCATCAGGCTGTGGCAAAAGCACAACTCTTAGGTGCATAAACGGCCTTGAGAGTATCGCAAGCGGTGAGATAATAATCGATGGTGAAGTGATTGATGCTAAATTTAATGATTGGCAAAGGATCCGCCAAAAAGTCGGCATGGTCTTTCAAAGCTACGAGCTCTTTGATCATATGAACGTCATAGACAACGTCCTTCTTGGGCCTTTAAAGGTGCAAAAAAGAGATAGGGCCGAGGCTGAAAAGACCGCTGATATGTGGTTAAGCAAGGTTGGACTGCTTGATAAGAAATTTGCCTATCCAAAGGAGCTAAGTGGCGGTCAAAAGCAACGCATAGCAATAGTAAGAAGCCTTTGTTTAAACCCTGAGATCATGCTATTTGACGAGGTTACGGCTGCGCTTGATCCAGAGATCGTTAGAGAGGTGCTTGACGTGATACTAAATT
The DNA window shown above is from Campylobacter concisus and carries:
- a CDS encoding agmatine deiminase family protein, with protein sequence MRAYAEWEEQELLFLSLPHSKSDWEPYLEEILASYEELVAAITPYEKVVLICPDEANFSRFKKFKNVEFVKLETDDTWIRDYGMIDVCAENGVKSYDFKFNAWGGKFKSSKDDAINLELAKIYKTKLESVDMILEGGSIEFNGDGVLLTTSKCLLNENRNKALSKEQIEEKLKNLFGLKRIIWLESGFIRGDDTDSHIDTLARFITPDTIAYAACDDESDEHFDELKKMEDELKKTGFKLLALPLPKPKFYEGKRLGCTYANFIFINGALIVPTYNDENDEKVLNLLAQALPDRKIIGVNSLVFVRQNGSLHCSSQNRYKRS
- a CDS encoding CBU_0592 family membrane protein → MIDLFQIIGFLGMICIVMGYFLLQIGRLNSRDLAYQIINLVGTILLIISLFVHFNLGSFLIEVFWIFITIYGIYKIYKERA
- a CDS encoding amino acid ABC transporter permease; protein product: MDFEFIEKFYPLFVKAGLLTIEIAFLGIIFSILIGIFCMAVKFYKLKFLSKVIDCYVELSRNTPLLIQLFFLYYGLPKLGVSMSGFTCAVAGLSFLGGSYMSESFRLGFEAVRKSQIEAGLSIALSKNQLLRYVILPQAFSVALPSISANVIFLLKETSIVSIVALADLVYVAKDLIGLYYKTDEALFMLVISYLVIILPVSLALSYVEKRVRNARS
- a CDS encoding amino acid ABC transporter permease; translation: MQGVSILFDTQNLLRLFEGLVVSTEISFISIFISIIGGLVLGVLMSMKNKFIYFILKICLEIVRIMPQIVWLFLFYFGVSKAFDIHISAFTASLIVFSLWGIFEMMDIVRGAITSIPKHQFESAASLGLSKFQIYSHVIIPLATRRLVPGAVNLLSRMIKTTSIVVLIGVVEVVKVGQQIIERNVFTNPMAPFWIYTLIFFLYFAICYPVSKLSKKLEEKWS
- a CDS encoding amino acid ABC transporter ATP-binding protein, encoding MSENILELKKINKFYGELHALKDINLEVKSGEVVVLLGPSGCGKSTTLRCINGLESIASGEIIIDGEVIDAKFNDWQRIRQKVGMVFQSYELFDHMNVIDNVLLGPLKVQKRDRAEAEKTADMWLSKVGLLDKKFAYPKELSGGQKQRIAIVRSLCLNPEIMLFDEVTAALDPEIVREVLDVILNLAKDGMTMLIVTHEMSFARAVANKIVFMDAGAIVEISEPEEFFTNPKSDRAKKFLNLFSF